A genomic region of Antennarius striatus isolate MH-2024 chromosome 4, ASM4005453v1, whole genome shotgun sequence contains the following coding sequences:
- the si:dkey-29p10.4 gene encoding tripartite motif-containing protein 14: MGASSSTLVRCALCDAQTGSPVTLKCNHRFCQRCIGDLWSVTPNGPYHCPEWRCKTVYRSLPFDSKLIRLTWDNQRAQTDSTTGTSSNNEQTKFDAELRRPSLTSRLLGKRKASTHVTEQPDTKRPTVEAPHQQSSGAESPSTSRPVPDEPGQSTSAEVSKTSEQLESTQSERNDEASSNDKSKGKVLSVNDVLSEASALQDPSADVISLDDSDSSNEVDLCDGPPPATPERDTQVTGPTASPSSSASFLGVSTPGQDPSRFGHFSKSPPKPTKHPPLAPGSTSGVSIFSRSEGKQAGPLPCHYCPKAGCKSAVKTCLVCGASMCSEHLRPHLDSPVFQNHTLVPPMEDISIWRCQDHQEINRIYCRECEMCVCTVCTVIGSHRDHICISIREAEREFRGKLKEEIKLLQEAEEKVKSRVTELTQKKETFRVVLSEAKAGVQQQYGAIREALEQEEQSTLQCVTKEEDKVLGGLEEKLGHLQKSLLSVQQGLHSLEGLADAKGDERMQDQAFIMEYSRTAQLTSNIGSSMDQFDAPEEVDQARLQCLQRWTEKRLETFVIPVPGTDRDLYRMLYGCIPSLNADTAHPKLLLSDNNRTVTYSEAQQAYAEHDTRFSSFPQVLASRALEAGRWYWEVSIGTDEGRWKVGLCEAQIERKGQKDSSRLGFNSHSWCLACDRRKVEALHNKVGDSVEADGLQRIGVFLDFEEGILSFFKVTPGGSLALMHSYQHRFPSPLYPAFSVSKTRLTVCDLFQL, encoded by the exons ATGGGTGCATCGTCCAGCACCCTGGTGAGGTGCGCACTGTGCGACGCGCAGACCGGGAGCCCGGTCACCCTCAAATGCAACCACCGGTTCTGCCAGCGGTGCATCGGAGACCTGTGGAGCGTGACCCCAAACGGACCGTACCACTGTCCGGAGTGGAGGTGTAAAACAGTCTACCGGAGTCTGCCGTTCGATAGCAAATTAATACGACTGACCTGGGACAACCAGCGTGCTCAGACTGACAGCACAACGG GCACATCCAGCAATAATGAACAAACTAAATTTGATGCTGAACTGAGGAGGCCATCGCTCACCAGTCGACTTCTTGGGAAGAGAAAGGCCAGCACACATGTCACGGAACAACCAGACACAAAGCGACCAACTGTGGAAGCGCCGCATCAGCAGAGCAGCGGCGCTGAGTCTCCCTCCACTTCTCGTCCAGTCCCAGATGAACCTGGGCAGTCGACTAGTGCAGAggtgtcaaagacttcagagcAGCTGGAATCGACTCAGTCTGAGAGGAATGATGAAGCATCATCAAATGACAAGTCCAAAGGCAAAGTGTTATCTGTGAATGACGTTCTCTCAGAGGCCTCGGCCCTGCAGGACCCATCAGCAGACGTCATCTCATTAGATGATTCTGACAGCTCTAATGAAGTGGATTTATGCGATGGCCCTCCACCCGCAACCCCCGAGagagacacacaggtgacgGGGCCTACTGCCTCACCTTCCAGCTCTGCTTCCTTTCTTGGTGTCTCAACTCCAGGTCAAGATCCGTCTCGTTTTGGGCACTTCAGCAAGTCTCCTCCAAAGCCCACCAAACATCCTCCTCTTGCTCCTGGTTCCACAAGTGGAGTCAGCATCTTCTCCAGGTCAGAGGGCAAACAGGCCGGTCCCTTACCATGCCATTACTGCCCTAAAGCTGGGTGTAAGTCTGCTGTGAAGACCTGCCTGGTATGTGGAGCTTCTATGTGTTCAGAGCACCTGCGTCCCCACCTGGACTCCCCTGTGTTCCAGAATCACACCCTGGTTCCACCAATGGAGGATATTTCCATCTGGAGGTGCCAAGACCACCAAGAGATAAACCGCATCTACTGCCGGgagtgtgaaatgtgtgtgtgcacggtgTGTACGGTCATAGGTTCACACCGCGACCACATCTGCATCAGCATCAGGGAAGCAGAAAGAGAGTTCAGG GGGAAACTAAAAGAGGAGATcaagctgctgcaggaggctgAAGAGAAGGTGAAGAGCAGAGTGACTGAACTCACACAGAAGAAAGAGACCTTCAGA GTGGTGTTGAGTGAGGCGAAGGCGGGGGTGCAGCAGCAGTATGGAGCCATCAGGGAGgccctggagcaggaggagcaatCAACTCTTCAGTGTGTGACGAAAGAGGAGGACAAGGTTCTGGGGGGACTAGAGGAGAAACTCGGCCACCTCCAGAAATCCCTGCTATCTGTCCAGCAAGGCCTTCACAGCCTGGAGGGGCTGGCCGATGCCAAAGGGGATGAGCGCATGCAGGACCAGGCCTTCATTATG GAATACAGCAGGACCGCTCAACT TACCAGTAACATCGGGAGCAGTATGGACCAGTTCGACGCTCCAGAGGAAGTTGATCAGGCTCGCCTGCAGTGCCTGCAAAGGTGGACGGAGAAGCGTCTGGAGACCTTCGTCATCCCCGTGCCGGGAACAGACCGAGACCTCTACAGAATGCTCT ATGGTTGCATCCCCTCCTTGAATGCAGACACGGCTCATCcaaagctgctgctgtctgaTAACAACAGAACGGTGACCTACAGCGAGGCCCAGCAGGCCTACGCAGAGCACGACACTCGATTCAGCTCCTTCCCACAGGTCCTGGCATCCCGCGCCCTGGAGGCGGGACGCTGGTACTGGGAGGTGAGCATCGGCACGGACGAGGGCCGGTGGAAGGTGGGGCTGTGTGAGGCTCAGATTGAGAGGAAAGGCCAGAAAGACAGCTCTCGTCTGGGCTTCAACTCGCACTCCTGGTGCCTGGCCTGTGACAGAAGGAAGGTGGAGGCTCTGCACAACAAGGTGGGGGATTCCGTGGAGGCAGACGGACTGCAGAGGATAGGAGTGTTCCTGGACTTTGAGGAGGGCATTTTATCATTCTTTAAAGTGACACCAGGGGGCAGTCTAGCTTTAATGCACTCCTACCAGCACAGGTTTCCCAGCCCTCTTTACCCAGCTTTCTCTGTGTCAAAAACACGCCTGACCGTTTGTGATCTGTTTCAGTTGTAA
- the LOC137593402 gene encoding high mobility group protein hmg-12-like: MTAEMEHEDAEISEANLDMSNNSPDNKPTEQQITGDSAADDSVKSPLSQRRPKGSKNQGSEEDVPMTAHSTRKRGRPKKSLQKSATEDLQKGSSDAPKTPKGSPKGSQKSLTSGEENESSSVTPTKRGRPKGSLHKVSKLESELAREWVSEAVRSVNSLKRGRVRHPRQVEVNNTGPSTQDRSNGYEQGLVSVVSPPIKRGSGRPKDALNNKHPKLSRAWMVHVPRTKKNRRGPTTQPGKQGRPRKYSISA, from the coding sequence ATGACGGCTGAGATGGAACACGAAGATGCAGAGATCAGTGAGGCCAATCTGGACATGTCCAATAACAGTCCAGATAACAAACCCACAGAGCAACAAATAACAGGAGACAGTGCTGCTGATGATTCTGTGAAAAGCCCTCTGAGTCAAAGGAGGCCCAAAGGTTCCAAGAATCAGGGCAGCGAGGAAGACGTTCCTATGACCGCCCATTCTAccaggaaaagaggaaggcccAAAAAGTCTCTCCAGAAGTCTGCCACTGAAGACTTACAAAAGGGTAGCTCTGATGCGCCGAAAACTCCGAAGGGGTCGCCCAAAGGGAGCCAAAAGAGTTTAACAAGTGGTGAGGAGAATGAAAGCAGTTCTGTAACCCCCACAAAAAGAGGTCGACCAAAAGGCTCCCTGCATAAAGTGTCAAAGCTGGAGAGTGAGCTGGCCAGAGAGTGGGTGTCGGAGGCCGTCAGAAGTGTGAACTCACTGAAAAGAGGGAGAGTACGACACCCCAGACAGGTGGAGGTCAATAACACGGGTCCGTCGACGCAGGACAGATCGAATGGATATGAACAAGGACTCGTCTCCGTTGTTTCCCCGCCAATCAAGAGGGGAAGCGGTCGACCCAAAGACGCGTTGAACAACAAACACCCAAAATTGAGCCGGGCTTGGATGGTACATGTCCCAAGAACCAAAAAGAATCGCAGAGGACCAACAACACAACCTGGCAAACAGGGACGGCCCAGGAAATACTCCATCTCCGCCTAA